The window GGGCCGCGCGGCAATAATTATGATGACCCGGCGGGCGGGATTTATGTTTCCCCCAGCGGTAACGACCAGACTGCGGACGGCTCTATAAACAGGCCCTATAAAAGCATCAACACCGCTTTGGGAGTCGCCGAGCCTGGCGACACCATAATCCTGCGCAGCGGCGTCTATAAAGAAGGGTACAATGTACGCGTTCAAGTATCGGACATCACCATAAAGTCTGCAAAGGGCGAATGGGCGGTGATCGACCTGACGACCTTCGATCCCGGAAACGAAGAACACTCGGCGATCGAGTTCTACGCCGAAGACAGGAACGGCGGCGTTGTGTCGAACTGTCTGCTGCAGGCTGTGGAAGTAAGAGGGGGATATTACGCCGTTTGTTTTGAGACCAAATGGGAATGGGGCCAGAGCGACCGGAGGGGAGTACACGACATCATCGTTGAGGACTGCGTACTGCATGACTCCAAGAACGACGTGGTCAAAGTAAAACCGAACTGCGACAACATAACAATTCGATACAACGAAATATACAACTCGGGGCGGGATTACGTCAAACACCCGGATTTCACAACAGGAGAATGTAACTCCGAGGGCATAGACAACGTCAACGGCGACAATATGAAAGTGCAGAACAATTACATCCACGATATCTGTTCGAACGCGATATACGCCAAAGGAGGCGCGATCAACTCGCTGATCGAGAACAACCGCATAGAACGCGCGTACGGGGCCGGGATCATGGCCGGGTTCGATACCAGCCCGCAGTATTTCGATACTTCCGTGAACTCGCAGTA is drawn from Candidatus Methanoplasma cognatum and contains these coding sequences:
- a CDS encoding right-handed parallel beta-helix repeat-containing protein, with product MAQKSLLIIAVLLVTAAVVIAAVAIPKNSDQDSENNWTAPTIPPIGAFDGVGPRGNNYDDPAGGIYVSPSGNDQTADGSINRPYKSINTALGVAEPGDTIILRSGVYKEGYNVRVQVSDITIKSAKGEWAVIDLTTFDPGNEEHSAIEFYAEDRNGGVVSNCLLQAVEVRGGYYAVCFETKWEWGQSDRRGVHDIIVEDCVLHDSKNDVVKVKPNCDNITIRYNEIYNSGRDYVKHPDFTTGECNSEGIDNVNGDNMKVQNNYIHDICSNAIYAKGGAINSLIENNRIERAYGAGIMAGFDTSPQYFDTSVNSQYYENINGVIRNNLIIHTGWEGIGLYGSKDAQIYNNTLVDVNYAQNYHSAIYFGLTYQDWESYAGRPANIDPNIHHNIVSQPATFTQRPMIEIRYSSDLGGMSALSGNPTMSNNCYYIDGKNAEFVDMRSAGINPNMGLAEWKSRISGDSGSIEVNPGLDANYKPTNSLCAGMGCNFL